Genomic DNA from Oryza sativa Japonica Group chromosome 5, ASM3414082v1:
cgtcattgggaggctatataaaGCCTTCATCTCCTCTTTCTCCACACACTTCAAgcaagctctctcatattctctcaagcttagtttagtattctcaagctagtggagtaggaatagaatagaaatcagagtccggaagtcttcggaagagttcgggtatggctctagcagcattcctttcttcttttgtaagacttatactttatttagaatattcttctttatataattcttgtattgaaatactttccgcgtatatgaatgccaactttacttTATATTCGAGTTATAttgattatactgctagcttatctgggagatgcatagatacgggtataatgtttgcttatgcaattactctatgtcatggcgatgatattagagtaatatctggtagtttaggcgtggtgtctagattattgggtatcattatttggggttatatgctgcggaagagaggtgggccgctgatggtgacaactcagttcgggtattcctccgcgcgtgtatatagtcctaagttaatttcctggggagggtattcctccgtatttagccccggttgtatggtcatgacgggctatggtaaggaactcggcagtcaagggtggcttctcaaagtaccaggagggcatcggaaagaggtattagctagttaatctTATAACGAGGATGTATGTAtagtatgtatactagaagtataggaatagattcttttctattttctttccactcAGCTTAGATAGTTtaatatgagaatgagtagaCTTATGTTTGTGTGTCATTGTACCCTTTGGattatattaacccctgcttagtctatgattattacaagtaacatataaactATTAGTACGGTTCTCTCTCCTATAAttttcccacgggattaaacaaatatgatacccttggaatactctcgagtgaaatgctacaatagtatattcatgcgcttgcggataaactctgtaaccataatataccaagtgtatttctgcgccattgctgggaattatatttctagtaatgtcgttaagaaataccaacagtcaCAACTCTCACCTACAACACTACTACAAGTTGTTAGCGGGCTTTGGTATTACAAACGCACTATTGATTAGCCCCATCAAGATCAGAGTCATTCTCTACCCTCAACACATATATATTCAAATCTAagtgtatttttttcctattgtTATTCGTGTACTCTATGTAATTTCAATTGATGGTATCTTATGGAATTAACAATGACCACTTCAAATATCTTGAAAATTCATTCAAACATTAAAACAATGAATTTAATGCCGTATTGATGATATCCAATATATCAAATCTTATGCATTCAATGCTACATTTATGTATGATCTTCTCATATTGTTTATTTATTCCCTTAAAGCATTAAAAGAAGATTATCAAATCTATTGCATTGAATATATTAATTCTTTTAGTAGACTAACAGCTATTTAGTAACCATTGGAGTTCTACAGATAATATATCTTTTCCAAGTATCAATACCAATCTTCCAAGATTTTCAAAATGAAAGAAAGTCAAGTGATTATCGTCACTCTTCTTCTATTTTGTATTGTTCTAATCATTAGGGGGGAAGAAATTCAACATATAAACCCAAGGAGAAGTACTAATCAAGATCTTACAAATCAAGAGGTTAATAAAATCATCCAGGTATGTGAAAAAATGGATCCTTTTAAGTATACTTAGCATCTTTTTTTTACCTAACAAGCAAAAGAAACGTCAAATTAGGCTGAAGATGGTGATGTCTATGATTGCATTGATATAAATAGGCAACCAGCCTTTAACCATCCATTGTTAAAAGACCACAAAATTCAGGTAAGCCAACATTTTTCCTCCTAAGATTTAACATCATGTCTAAATGTGTTGccacttagttttttttttggaatgtaATATTCTTTCCTCTTGTTtcttttgggggggggggagggagggggtgaGTGGTCTATAATATTCACTAATATGGCTTCTTTTTGATAATATcgttaatttatttgtttataaCACTTTGACCTGGCACTATTTTTATGTGTATATTTGCTCCATCATAAAAGAATGTTGTAGAAACCTAATCATGTTTAGAGAATTTCTTTATAGTGAGATATAAACTCATTGTTTATAAAATGACCATGTTTTGCTTGTCATTTAGTTGAAACCAAACTCATTTCCGGTGGGGATTGATGTCGAAAATCCATTTATGTATCCCATCTCAGAAGCACAACTACCCACTGCTGAATGCCCCACAGGAACCATCCCAATACTATGCAACAATAGACAAGAAAATATTTCAACTAAGAATACTGACGCAATTGTCACCAGTCAACAACAAGAGGTaagaatttttaaaatatttttagatgtTTCAATTCTCATGAGTTGATTGTGATAACATATTGTTTTTGTATGGAGTTGTTCTTATGTCCAGCTCTCACAATAGACTCACAAAACCACTATATTACCATTGGTTGATGTAACAACTATACAAAAGAGTTAGGTGAATCTCCATCTTTAAGTGCTAATAAATGAAGGCAATCAACACCATTAGATGAAATATGTGTTACTAAATGACTAAAACAGTTACACAATAGCTAAATACTCCCTCCTACTTTGCACTGATTTTACTCCTtctaatttataaataaaattataggTATTAAAAATATGTATGTTATTGAAATAGGAGTATATTACATGGTAGATAAAAACATATAATTTCTGCCATCACATTCAAACAATTTCAAATATATCAAGTCCCAATCAAAATTGTCAAATAGTAGGAAATGGATGGCGCCTTACTTTGAAATATTTGTTAGTAAGATTATATTGTTGCAGTTTCACATCctctttaaaaaaaccaacTCCTTTGTGAATGTTTTTCAACAAAAATACCGactttaaattattatattccCTAAGTATTTCAAAGTTATACTACAGAACACTAATGAATTTATATTAGCTTTATCCTGACTGGCAACAGTCCTCTATGTATTAATATGATGTAAAACTTTGCATATGTATGTAAGTTATTATTATTCACAAAagtcttttcatttttttccttgtaGGTAGCAGGGATAAAATATTTTGACGACATATATGGAACACAGGCCACAATAAACATTTATGAACCAATGGTGAAGCATCATTGGGATCTTAGTGGATCATGGATACAAATTGAAAATGGCCCAGATGTAATTGGTGCTGGCTCTTGGGTCTCACCAAGCTTCAGTGGTGATAGCTTTGCTAGGTTTCATATTTCATGGGTAATACGTATACATTTTTTCTAGAAATACATTGGATTCtacactatattttttttctagtctctATACTGCTGAGATAGTATAGAGCTACATTTCCACTGCTTAGGTACtgactttagaaaaaaaaattggtaacaGCGTGATGAAGTACAAAACAAGTCTTGCAACAATCATAAGTGTCCTGGTTTCGTCCAAGTTAGCAGTTCTGTTGTTCTTGGAGGCAGAATACAGCCAGTTTCTGTATATAACGGACCGCAATACGCAATTAAGTTTCTTATATTTAAGGTATTCTCTGTCCTACATGCAGTTTAATATGCCTTGATTATTTACTTTATGagaataaaaaatttaagtggTTCACTATGATGTTAATTGAGTTACCTAAGatatataaaattaataaaacatTAATTTATTTCGCTTATTATGTCATATCTATATACTATGTTCACATATGATGTGTCAGTGCATTGCTTAGATTTAAATTACCTGTTAGCACACACCATTACAACAATATCTTAAATCATAATAGGCATTCCATGGACTTCCAACAATAGCATTTCACTTTGAATGCCTCACTGTACGAAATGATGTTATAGACTTATAGCAACAAACGTTTATTAAGACCCCTAGAATACAATAAGGAAATAAGTACCATGCCTTGTGCATTCAATAGCATATTGCCCTTGCAGTCTTTTGAACAATCATTTTTTAGATGATTTTGAAGAAGCATTTACTTGACAATTTAATCTTGATGAATTTTAGGACCCAAAGACTGAAAATTGGTGGTTGGTGTATGGTGAGGAGAAAACAGCAATAGGATATTGGCCAAGTTCTCAATTTAGTTACATGAAGGAAATGGCCAGTAAAGCATTGTGGGGTGGATATGTTCAGGGTCCAACAGCCTCAGAAGACTCTCCACAAATGGGCAGTGGACATTTTGCTTCTGAAGGGTATGGCAAAGCAGCTTTTGTTAGAGATATTCAGGTCGTGAACGACGACAACATGCGTGTTATTCCAAACCCAGTTAAAGCCGATCCAGGATCTACTAATCGAAGGAAATATACCTATGAATATTATGGACATAATCCCAATGGTATGCATGTTTACTATGGTGGACCAGGTAGC
This window encodes:
- the LOC4338466 gene encoding protein neprosin, whose translation is MKESQVIIVTLLLFCIVLIIRGEEIQHINPRRSTNQDLTNQEVNKIIQAEDGDVYDCIDINRQPAFNHPLLKDHKIQLKPNSFPVGIDVENPFMYPISEAQLPTAECPTGTIPILCNNRQENISTKNTDAIVTSQQQEVAGIKYFDDIYGTQATINIYEPMVKHHWDLSGSWIQIENGPDVIGAGSWVSPSFSGDSFARFHISWRDEVQNKSCNNHKCPGFVQVSSSVVLGGRIQPVSVYNGPQYAIKFLIFKDPKTENWWLVYGEEKTAIGYWPSSQFSYMKEMASKALWGGYVQGPTASEDSPQMGSGHFASEGYGKAAFVRDIQVVNDDNMRVIPNPVKADPGSTNRRKYTYEYYGHNPNGMHVYYGGPGSYS